A single window of Granulicella mallensis MP5ACTX8 DNA harbors:
- a CDS encoding IPT/TIG domain-containing protein: protein MRITSYRGDLLPLFGLIVFIASCARVIPPSALALSSDTSGTTSTVSPPHINYTDINVGSNTGGDTGNGVYIRIFGSNFGSSQGSSLLTLGGKLITNCRLCSWTNNQIIAQLGPAAKTGDIHVDVAGAHSNGVPFTVTPTTILFVAANGSDSNRGSFAAPFKTWRAAFNSVTNTDSHPPKQNTVIYLEPGAVVNFDDGRGYSAVLSTDIGGTSPIKQLSIVGFPGGTVNVGSTSVTHGVHGWGSYITIADLTIVGKVSAIDAEKGNVRIINNSLSCPSPPTGVGGAACILAETDTPTDSWVFQGNNVHDTGGNVDKTYHAIYFSSNANHVEFGWNNIGANFLGYCRSVLFHATTGANLFDLHVHDNQIAGGYCDAISFASVNPSAGTVEAYNNVITHVAIASNPYGTANEAGIAINSDASPGASGTVYSYNNTVVDAGEYTIGHQNGCFGVVSPGVSLVLTNNICMQPSAAQPYIEPNSTGVSGTNNLWYGAGPAPRFDPRPVILAPRLATATGFALQAGSPAHAAGTMTRVSIFDIIGTQRSPAPSIGAYE, encoded by the coding sequence ATGCGGATTACTTCTTACCGGGGGGATCTCCTCCCCCTCTTCGGGCTCATCGTATTCATTGCGAGTTGCGCAAGGGTAATCCCCCCCAGCGCATTGGCCCTGTCGTCGGACACGAGCGGCACAACCAGCACGGTAAGTCCGCCTCACATCAACTACACCGACATCAACGTCGGCTCGAACACCGGTGGAGATACAGGAAACGGCGTCTACATTCGGATCTTCGGGTCGAACTTCGGTTCTTCGCAAGGTTCAAGTCTGCTCACGTTGGGTGGAAAACTCATCACAAATTGCAGGCTCTGCTCCTGGACCAACAATCAAATCATTGCTCAGCTGGGACCAGCCGCAAAGACCGGAGACATCCATGTCGACGTCGCTGGTGCCCATTCGAATGGCGTACCCTTCACCGTCACCCCGACAACAATCCTCTTCGTCGCTGCAAACGGATCGGACTCAAACCGAGGATCATTTGCCGCTCCCTTCAAGACCTGGCGCGCTGCCTTTAACTCCGTCACCAATACGGATTCACACCCTCCGAAGCAAAACACGGTCATCTACCTCGAACCTGGAGCCGTGGTGAACTTCGACGATGGCCGCGGATATAGCGCCGTCCTATCGACCGATATCGGTGGCACCTCGCCCATCAAACAACTCTCCATCGTTGGATTCCCCGGCGGCACCGTCAACGTCGGCAGCACCTCTGTCACACACGGCGTTCATGGCTGGGGTTCCTATATCACCATCGCGGATCTCACCATCGTTGGAAAGGTCTCCGCGATCGATGCTGAGAAAGGGAACGTACGCATCATTAACAACAGCCTGTCCTGTCCCTCACCTCCAACCGGCGTCGGCGGAGCCGCCTGCATCCTTGCTGAAACCGACACCCCAACCGACAGTTGGGTCTTCCAGGGCAACAATGTCCATGACACCGGGGGTAACGTCGACAAGACTTATCACGCCATCTACTTCTCTTCAAATGCCAATCACGTGGAGTTTGGGTGGAACAACATCGGTGCGAACTTCCTGGGATACTGCCGCAGTGTCCTCTTCCACGCCACCACGGGCGCCAACCTCTTCGATCTGCACGTGCATGACAATCAGATCGCCGGCGGCTACTGCGACGCTATCAGCTTCGCCTCGGTCAATCCATCCGCAGGCACCGTCGAGGCCTACAACAACGTAATCACGCACGTCGCTATCGCTTCAAATCCCTATGGAACCGCAAACGAAGCCGGCATCGCCATCAACTCCGATGCCTCGCCGGGAGCGAGCGGCACCGTCTACTCCTACAACAACACGGTTGTCGACGCCGGCGAATACACCATCGGCCACCAGAACGGCTGCTTTGGCGTGGTCAGCCCAGGGGTATCTCTCGTCCTTACAAACAACATCTGCATGCAGCCCAGTGCCGCTCAGCCGTACATCGAACCGAACAGCACAGGAGTCAGCGGCACCAACAATCTATGGTACGGAGCGGGACCTGCACCCAGATTCGATCCGCGACCAGTCATTCTTGCTCCACGCCTGGCAACGGCAACCGGCTTCGCCCTGCAGGCAGGATCTCCCGCCCATGCTGCGGGGACAATGACTCGGGTATCTATCTTCGACATCATCGGGACACAGCGAAGTCCCGCCCCGTCCATCGGCGCCTACGAGTAG
- a CDS encoding PAS domain-containing protein — translation MSNRLNINVDAIKKRLDSPDEPLGSAEERAAILSGDENERFSKAIQALQKASPALEVLVSAVEHAHDAIIVTEAGQLDLPGPRIVYVNETFTKTTGYTFDEAFGRSPRMLHGPKTDRAALDRIRKALTCGESIRIELVNYRKDGSEFNVDLSIAPMKDENGWFSHFVSIRRDVTERDYLRKRLQESEDRVRALMEAIPQPKETCNTSKRFKQ, via the coding sequence ATGAGCAATAGACTCAATATCAATGTAGACGCAATCAAAAAGCGACTTGACAGCCCAGACGAACCTCTTGGGTCAGCAGAGGAGCGGGCGGCCATTCTCTCGGGAGACGAGAATGAACGATTCTCCAAGGCGATCCAGGCTCTGCAGAAAGCATCACCTGCTCTAGAAGTCTTAGTCTCTGCCGTTGAACATGCTCACGATGCAATCATCGTGACTGAAGCCGGCCAACTCGATCTGCCGGGGCCGCGCATCGTATACGTAAATGAGACCTTCACAAAGACAACTGGTTACACCTTTGATGAAGCGTTTGGACGCTCACCGCGCATGCTCCACGGACCAAAGACCGATCGGGCTGCTCTCGACCGTATCCGCAAGGCGTTGACCTGTGGGGAGTCAATCCGAATAGAACTCGTCAACTATCGGAAAGATGGGAGCGAATTCAACGTGGATCTATCGATAGCGCCTATGAAGGACGAAAATGGGTGGTTTTCTCATTTTGTGTCGATCCGGCGAGACGTTACAGAGCGGGACTACCTTCGCAAGCGACTGCAAGAGAGTGAAGACCGGGTACGCGCTCTAATGGAGGCTATCCCTCAGCCCAAAGAAACATGTAACACATCCAAACGATTTAAGCAATAA
- a CDS encoding Crp/Fnr family transcriptional regulator: MLKCLNCPQLGKNPFCSLGSDAQAFLEESSTELSYPQGSIIFREGDQSHAVYFLCSGKVKLCASSKDGRTMILRIAQAGEVLGISAALAKGEFEVTAEVLEPSSVRVLKNKDFDQMLHRYEEAGAAAAKSLVRDYKAAFDDARMLALSSSAKSRLAMLILGWSATNAKLPVPAAFIKMTFTHDDLGAMTATSRETMTRALGQLQRDKIIAVHGIALTVLNPSALEAYATS; this comes from the coding sequence ATGCTGAAATGTCTCAACTGCCCACAACTTGGGAAGAATCCGTTTTGCAGTCTCGGTTCCGACGCACAAGCATTCCTGGAAGAGTCCTCAACAGAACTCAGCTATCCCCAGGGAAGCATCATCTTTCGCGAAGGCGATCAAAGTCACGCTGTCTACTTCCTCTGTTCTGGGAAGGTCAAGCTTTGTGCGTCCTCGAAAGATGGTCGAACCATGATCCTCCGCATTGCGCAGGCCGGCGAGGTCCTGGGTATAAGTGCCGCACTTGCAAAGGGAGAATTTGAGGTGACGGCCGAAGTATTGGAACCGTCTTCTGTTCGTGTTCTAAAAAACAAAGATTTTGATCAAATGCTCCACCGTTATGAGGAAGCGGGCGCTGCAGCCGCAAAGTCGCTTGTACGCGACTATAAGGCAGCCTTCGACGATGCCAGGATGCTTGCTTTATCCAGCTCTGCGAAAAGTCGACTAGCTATGCTCATCCTTGGCTGGAGCGCCACGAATGCGAAACTTCCGGTCCCCGCCGCCTTCATTAAAATGACATTTACTCATGACGACCTTGGGGCAATGACCGCAACGTCCCGAGAAACCATGACCCGAGCTCTGGGACAACTGCAAAGGGACAAAATCATTGCGGTCCACGGAATTGCTCTCACGGTGCTGAATCCATCGGCTCTTGAAGCGTATGCCACTTCGTGA
- a CDS encoding tannase/feruloyl esterase family alpha/beta hydrolase, which yields MTPAGSENTLRDLPSFCRVAADLKPTSDSDIRIEVWLPTVRWNGKFIAVGSGGWGGSISYGEMADALRRGYATSATDDGHTGPSASFIVNHPEKLIDFAYRADHEMTVEAKTLIHAFYGRDPRYSFWNGCSGGGREGLLQASRYPEEFDGIIAGDPANIRRNAWALELAVQTFKDPEAYIPAAKYPMIHRAVLEACDAKDGLKDGLIEAPESCNVDFKSLQCKAEDGIDCLTARQVQTAQTITSPVATRTGQILFPRVEPGTELRWSRLAGGPQPADLFLDEFRYVVYQDPNWDWRTFDLERDSAKAHAIDKDIDELNPNLTAFAKHGGKLLLYHGWADQQVAPGSSVEFYKEVLEASKVTEQNWVRLFMAPGMAHCSGGEGPDNFDKINVMEQWVELGKTPEQIIAAHKAAGKIDRTRPLCPYPQVARYKGVGSIDEASNFSCSSSR from the coding sequence TTGACTCCCGCTGGAAGCGAAAATACGCTTCGCGATCTGCCATCTTTCTGTCGTGTCGCTGCAGATCTGAAGCCGACTTCCGACTCAGACATTCGCATCGAAGTATGGCTCCCCACCGTACGTTGGAACGGTAAGTTTATCGCCGTAGGCAGTGGTGGCTGGGGTGGCTCCATCTCCTACGGAGAGATGGCCGACGCGCTACGTCGAGGCTATGCAACAAGCGCCACCGACGATGGCCACACTGGCCCAAGTGCTTCGTTCATTGTTAACCATCCGGAGAAGCTCATCGATTTCGCCTACCGCGCCGATCACGAGATGACAGTCGAAGCCAAGACTCTCATCCATGCGTTCTACGGTCGTGACCCGCGCTACTCTTTTTGGAACGGCTGCTCTGGCGGAGGACGCGAAGGTCTGCTGCAGGCCTCCCGCTATCCGGAGGAATTCGACGGCATTATCGCAGGCGATCCAGCCAACATCCGCCGAAACGCCTGGGCGCTCGAGTTGGCTGTTCAGACTTTTAAAGATCCTGAAGCCTATATCCCCGCGGCGAAGTACCCAATGATCCATCGCGCTGTTCTTGAGGCCTGCGATGCAAAGGACGGATTGAAGGACGGGCTAATCGAAGCTCCAGAGAGTTGTAACGTGGACTTCAAGAGCTTGCAATGCAAAGCGGAGGACGGCATCGATTGCCTTACAGCACGTCAGGTCCAAACCGCCCAAACTATAACGAGTCCCGTTGCGACCAGGACAGGGCAGATTCTATTCCCACGGGTGGAGCCGGGAACTGAACTTCGCTGGAGTCGCCTCGCTGGTGGGCCTCAACCAGCGGATCTGTTTCTGGATGAGTTCCGCTACGTTGTGTACCAGGATCCCAATTGGGACTGGCGCACCTTCGACCTTGAACGTGATTCTGCCAAGGCGCACGCAATCGATAAGGATATCGACGAACTCAATCCAAACCTTACAGCATTCGCGAAACATGGCGGGAAGCTGCTCCTCTATCACGGCTGGGCCGACCAGCAGGTAGCCCCGGGCTCTAGCGTTGAGTTCTACAAGGAGGTGCTGGAAGCGAGCAAAGTTACAGAACAAAACTGGGTCCGTCTTTTCATGGCGCCCGGCATGGCACATTGCTCAGGTGGCGAGGGCCCCGATAATTTCGACAAGATCAACGTGATGGAACAATGGGTGGAACTAGGCAAGACTCCTGAGCAGATCATCGCTGCCCACAAGGCTGCGGGTAAGATCGATCGGACCCGCCCTCTCTGCCCTTATCCTCAGGTCGCCCGCTACAAGGGTGTTGGCAGCATCGACGAGGCATCGAATTTTAGCTGCTCTTCGTCTCGCTAG
- a CDS encoding alpha-glucosidase: MKLKQTAIQQFVLRLFTFLLTFFLGIAAVAQQPSALPDSHDEWWKHAVIYEINPKSFQDSNGDGVGDINGIASRLDYLHNLGIDAIWISPMYPSPGIDNGYDVSDYTAIDPLYGTMADFERLVAEARKRDIRVIMDYVINHTSDQHPWFRESRSSLTNPKRDWYIWHDGKPGGGPPNNWQSWFGHSAWTYDPTTKQFYYHYFYVQQPDLNWRNPEVHKAMEGVLDFWLQRGVSGFRIDAVSRLFEDPQLRDDPYLPGRNAYGDRNIEHKYTDNFPEVNDVLKELRRTVNKYPGDPVLLTEADEPNIAELTKVYGNGDEIQLPMDFQIADVNKLSAPVFRRLFDEVENNTAHGQPEYFFSNHDQPRQWDRYGDGVHNDQIAKLLATLLLTTRGTPQMYYGEELGMRTTDPARKEDVRDPIGKLGWPKEKGRDGERTPMQWSAAPEAGFTSSKESWLPVPPSAATYNVAAEERDPESIFNTYKTLLALRKSVPALRDGTQESIDRDDPNTFAYLRKSNHSTVVIALNMSAQTQHLSLRGDVHARSAKVLYASPSTSGENFSLEHITLAPFGVLVAECVQ, from the coding sequence ATGAAATTGAAACAGACGGCAATCCAGCAATTTGTGTTGCGCCTTTTTACCTTCCTACTGACTTTCTTTCTAGGAATAGCCGCCGTTGCACAACAGCCGTCTGCTCTGCCCGATTCGCATGATGAGTGGTGGAAACACGCTGTCATCTATGAGATCAATCCCAAAAGCTTTCAGGACTCTAATGGCGACGGTGTCGGCGATATCAATGGCATCGCATCGCGCCTGGATTATCTGCACAATCTCGGAATCGATGCTATCTGGATCTCGCCGATGTATCCTTCGCCCGGCATCGATAACGGCTATGATGTCTCGGATTACACAGCGATCGACCCGCTTTACGGAACGATGGCCGACTTTGAACGGCTCGTGGCGGAGGCCAGGAAACGCGATATCCGCGTCATCATGGACTACGTCATCAACCACACCTCCGACCAGCACCCATGGTTCAGGGAATCCCGCTCCTCGCTCACCAATCCAAAACGCGACTGGTACATCTGGCACGACGGCAAGCCCGGGGGGGGACCGCCCAATAATTGGCAATCCTGGTTTGGCCACTCTGCATGGACCTACGATCCGACCACGAAGCAGTTCTACTATCACTATTTCTACGTGCAGCAACCCGATCTGAACTGGCGCAATCCGGAAGTACATAAGGCGATGGAGGGCGTTCTCGATTTCTGGCTGCAACGCGGCGTCTCCGGCTTCCGCATCGATGCAGTTTCCCGGCTGTTTGAAGACCCCCAACTGCGTGACGATCCCTACCTGCCGGGCCGGAATGCCTATGGCGACCGCAATATCGAGCACAAGTACACCGATAACTTTCCAGAGGTAAACGATGTGCTAAAGGAACTGCGCCGGACCGTCAACAAGTATCCCGGCGATCCCGTCCTGCTCACAGAAGCGGATGAGCCGAACATTGCCGAACTGACGAAGGTCTACGGCAATGGCGACGAGATACAACTCCCGATGGATTTTCAGATAGCGGATGTCAACAAGCTATCTGCGCCCGTCTTTCGACGACTCTTCGATGAGGTTGAAAACAATACCGCTCACGGACAGCCTGAGTACTTTTTCAGCAATCACGACCAGCCTCGGCAATGGGACCGTTATGGCGACGGCGTACATAACGATCAGATCGCAAAGCTGCTGGCTACGCTTCTGCTAACGACGCGCGGAACCCCGCAGATGTACTACGGTGAAGAGCTTGGGATGAGAACCACCGATCCTGCTCGGAAAGAAGACGTGCGCGACCCCATCGGCAAGTTGGGCTGGCCCAAGGAAAAGGGGCGCGACGGCGAGCGTACTCCGATGCAATGGAGCGCCGCTCCTGAAGCTGGATTCACCTCGTCGAAAGAGTCCTGGCTGCCGGTTCCTCCGAGCGCGGCCACCTACAACGTAGCCGCGGAAGAGCGGGACCCTGAATCCATCTTCAATACCTATAAGACCCTGCTTGCGTTGCGTAAGTCGGTGCCCGCTCTGCGGGACGGCACGCAGGAGTCCATCGATCGCGATGATCCGAACACATTTGCGTATCTGAGGAAGAGCAACCATTCCACGGTGGTGATAGCGCTCAACATGAGCGCGCAGACGCAGCACCTTTCACTGAGAGGGGATGTGCATGCTCGTTCCGCAAAAGTTCTTTATGCATCGCCGTCGACCAGCGGAGAGAACTTTTCGCTGGAGCATATAACGCTCGCACCGTTTGGGGTTCTTGTGGCGGAGTGCGTTCAGTAG
- a CDS encoding TonB-dependent receptor: MIFKKGISTGLYLMLALVLCAGNRARAQAVFGSIYGTVADSSGAAIPNATVTVTDVDKGINQTVQSNESGNYRIDRLVPDTYMVKVSANGFADVETKGIVVTANGAPKVDETLSIAGTSQQVTVTSAPPALQTDSAQISDRVDEKTIANLPNLTGNFMQTQALTAGTSPSTGNNSASQDPQGSASYSINGQNFGTQSWILDGTDDRDPVLGIIVINPTLDSVQGMQVLTQNYNAEFGGASGGIITAETRSGSNALHGDVYFYRYSDAQQARNPFTQFQPNPLTGRYLPPNVYARFGGSISGPIIKNRTFFFADYQGTRQKSGQSLLVNVPTNLVRSTCLSPASTMCNLSEYLGSGNVGQVYNPITGVAYAGNMIPTSQLAPQAVGLLSELPAPNVAGAGTANNYAASGFGPNNANQADIRLDDQTTQKMHTFARYDYARYTLSGSNIFGAAGGVGLDGSYFAGTDWSQDQSVSAGFDMALTPKMATDFRFGLMKYQVNQNKPDIGTEPATTLGIPGLNTGTLDTSGNPDYLFSSGTLTNLGANVTYNGTQICNCPLKQSEHEYQVTNNWTRTAGNHTIRFGGDIRYATQLRSASDTNRTGVLQFNASSTSSSGLPGTASAGSGGLDLGTALLGDVTSFQRFIVYNNAAASNQKRMAYYGQDTWRVTPALTLTYGLRWELTFPETVNAAGNGGFVNLSTGYVQVAGVGGIGTNGGEKMDYKNFSPRVGIAYNVNPSLVLRAGAAIMYDSEGFYGTLFGTALTENTPVYTTQSLTAAASFGPNGSVFNLANGPTLPAPPVVPPNGLIPMANNTSYPSVRPLTLQLARVDQWNVSLQQQMGSRLTVDIAYVGNLAERTYPGTTEGYNLNTQRLPTTPAELGNVNARMPLFNRFNNNGVVCCNTSLNSVAPSAHANYKGLQTSLKEQLRGGLSLNANYTWSKAMNNSGTYFNQDPGLTYSRNDLNRTNVFNLYGVYDLPFGHGQKYAGGANRLVNYAIGGWELSGTSTWMSGLPFTPTYAECNADEDVDTSVSNGVLCRPSGSPMSLPHGAQAFNTATHTVTFFTPVAPLSQNGSSSGPFQRPAFGIVGNSGRNSFTGPREFLVNASLSKTFPITQRVNGQFIFQASNLFNHPALSLPTASNETNGPCIDCSLSAGGTPGQIVGLDQNVNMRQLQFAVRVSF, translated from the coding sequence ATGATATTCAAAAAAGGTATTTCCACCGGCTTATACCTGATGCTTGCGCTGGTCCTGTGCGCCGGCAACCGGGCCAGGGCACAAGCGGTCTTCGGCTCAATCTACGGCACGGTCGCCGACAGCAGCGGTGCTGCCATCCCAAACGCCACGGTAACTGTCACCGACGTCGACAAAGGTATCAACCAGACCGTTCAATCCAATGAGAGTGGAAATTACCGTATCGACCGTCTGGTTCCCGATACGTATATGGTCAAAGTCTCGGCTAACGGTTTCGCCGATGTGGAGACGAAGGGAATTGTAGTCACAGCAAACGGAGCGCCCAAGGTCGACGAGACCCTGTCGATCGCCGGAACCAGCCAGCAGGTCACGGTCACGTCCGCGCCCCCAGCCCTCCAAACCGATTCCGCACAGATCTCCGATCGAGTCGACGAAAAGACGATCGCCAATCTTCCCAATCTGACCGGCAACTTTATGCAGACTCAGGCGCTGACAGCAGGAACCTCTCCGTCGACTGGCAATAACAGTGCCTCGCAGGACCCCCAGGGATCGGCGAGCTATTCGATCAACGGCCAAAACTTCGGCACGCAGAGCTGGATATTGGACGGAACGGACGACCGCGACCCCGTGCTCGGTATTATCGTCATCAATCCGACCCTGGACTCCGTACAAGGCATGCAGGTGCTCACCCAGAACTACAACGCGGAGTTTGGAGGAGCTTCGGGAGGCATCATTACGGCAGAGACGAGGTCCGGTAGCAACGCCCTCCATGGTGATGTCTACTTCTATCGTTACTCGGATGCCCAACAGGCCCGCAATCCCTTCACGCAGTTTCAGCCCAATCCTTTGACCGGCAGGTACTTGCCACCCAATGTCTACGCTCGATTTGGCGGTTCGATCAGCGGGCCCATTATCAAGAATCGGACGTTCTTCTTTGCGGATTATCAGGGGACCCGGCAAAAGAGCGGCCAGAGCCTGCTCGTCAACGTGCCCACCAACCTGGTGCGCAGTACCTGTCTTTCTCCTGCATCGACTATGTGCAACCTGAGTGAGTATCTCGGCTCGGGGAATGTGGGGCAGGTATACAACCCAATCACCGGAGTGGCTTACGCAGGCAACATGATTCCCACAAGCCAGCTTGCACCCCAGGCCGTTGGGCTCCTTTCAGAGTTACCGGCCCCCAACGTCGCGGGAGCAGGAACCGCAAACAACTACGCCGCATCCGGATTTGGCCCCAACAATGCAAATCAGGCAGACATTCGCCTCGACGATCAAACGACGCAGAAGATGCACACGTTTGCCCGTTACGACTATGCGCGCTACACCCTGAGCGGATCCAACATCTTTGGTGCGGCCGGAGGCGTTGGATTGGACGGCTCCTACTTTGCCGGAACCGACTGGTCGCAGGACCAGAGTGTTTCAGCGGGATTCGATATGGCGCTGACCCCAAAAATGGCGACCGACTTCCGCTTCGGCCTGATGAAATACCAGGTAAATCAGAATAAGCCCGACATCGGCACGGAGCCTGCGACGACCCTTGGCATTCCGGGGCTGAATACTGGAACGCTGGACACCTCGGGCAATCCCGACTATCTCTTCAGCAGCGGTACACTGACCAATCTGGGAGCGAACGTCACTTACAACGGCACCCAGATCTGCAACTGTCCGCTCAAGCAGAGCGAGCACGAGTACCAAGTCACAAACAATTGGACCCGCACAGCCGGCAACCATACTATCCGTTTCGGCGGAGATATTCGCTATGCGACGCAGCTCCGCAGTGCGAGCGACACCAATCGCACCGGCGTACTTCAATTCAATGCATCGAGCACAAGTTCCTCCGGCCTGCCGGGCACAGCGTCGGCGGGTTCTGGCGGTCTCGATCTCGGAACGGCGCTGCTTGGCGACGTCACGAGCTTCCAGCGCTTCATCGTCTATAACAACGCTGCAGCCAGCAACCAAAAGCGCATGGCCTACTATGGCCAGGACACTTGGCGCGTCACGCCTGCCTTGACCCTGACCTATGGCCTGCGCTGGGAACTGACCTTCCCCGAGACGGTGAACGCCGCGGGCAATGGCGGTTTCGTAAACCTGAGCACAGGATATGTGCAGGTTGCAGGCGTTGGCGGCATCGGCACCAACGGTGGCGAAAAGATGGATTACAAGAACTTTTCTCCGCGTGTAGGCATTGCCTATAACGTCAACCCAAGTCTGGTTCTGCGGGCCGGAGCGGCGATCATGTACGACTCCGAAGGGTTCTACGGAACGCTGTTCGGAACGGCGCTGACGGAAAATACGCCCGTCTACACAACCCAGAGCCTGACAGCGGCGGCGTCCTTTGGCCCCAACGGCTCCGTCTTCAACCTAGCCAACGGCCCCACCCTGCCTGCGCCTCCGGTGGTTCCACCGAATGGACTTATTCCTATGGCGAATAACACAAGCTATCCCTCGGTTCGCCCCCTGACCCTCCAGCTTGCCCGGGTGGACCAGTGGAATGTCAGTCTGCAACAACAGATGGGATCGCGACTGACCGTCGATATTGCCTACGTCGGCAACCTGGCGGAGAGAACCTATCCTGGCACCACCGAAGGATACAACCTGAATACGCAGCGTCTGCCGACGACCCCAGCGGAACTGGGAAATGTGAACGCCCGCATGCCCCTCTTCAACCGTTTCAACAACAATGGCGTGGTCTGCTGCAACACCAGCCTTAACAGCGTTGCACCCTCCGCTCACGCCAACTATAAGGGCTTGCAGACATCCCTTAAGGAGCAATTGAGAGGCGGCCTTTCGCTCAATGCCAATTACACCTGGTCCAAGGCCATGAATAACTCGGGAACTTACTTCAATCAGGACCCCGGGTTGACCTACTCTCGCAATGATCTGAACCGCACCAACGTCTTCAACTTGTACGGTGTATATGACCTGCCCTTCGGTCATGGGCAGAAGTACGCGGGCGGCGCGAACAGGCTCGTGAACTATGCCATCGGCGGATGGGAGTTGAGCGGAACTTCAACCTGGATGAGCGGTCTGCCCTTCACTCCGACCTATGCGGAGTGCAATGCCGACGAAGATGTCGATACCAGCGTCAGCAACGGTGTCCTCTGTCGCCCGAGCGGTTCGCCAATGAGCCTTCCTCATGGGGCACAGGCATTCAATACTGCCACGCACACGGTTACGTTCTTCACCCCCGTCGCTCCTTTGAGCCAGAACGGTTCGTCCTCAGGACCGTTTCAGAGACCGGCCTTCGGCATCGTCGGCAACTCCGGAAGGAACTCTTTTACAGGTCCGCGTGAGTTCCTGGTAAACGCTTCGCTGTCCAAGACGTTTCCGATCACTCAACGTGTCAATGGGCAGTTCATCTTTCAGGCGAGCAATCTCTTCAACCATCCTGCGCTCAGCCTGCCAACCGCCAGCAATGAAACGAACGGCCCCTGTATCGACTGCTCGCTTAGTGCTGGTGGAACGCCGGGGCAGATCGTAGGACTCGACCAGAATGTGAACATGCGGCAGTTGCAGTTCGCTGTGAGGGTCTCGTTCTAG